Within the Salarias fasciatus chromosome 2, fSalaFa1.1, whole genome shotgun sequence genome, the region ATAGTTTTTCAGAATAGCTGGCCAAACAGGAAACAAGTGGAGAAGTTGCAGTTCCTCATGGGAGAAACTCATTGTGGACTAGTTCTTTAGAATCAGGGAAATGCATGATTTGCATAACATTTGACTCACATTGAGAAGATGCAGTCTCCACAAAGAAAGGCCCATTAGCCCCGCTTTAAACCAGGCAAGCCATTACTGCTACCATCGCAGTTCTAACTTCTAACTTCTTCAAGTTTACTGCAAGCCCTTCCCAGTCATACTTACAATGACTGACCAGTTAATATTCATGACTGACCGTTAATGTCAAACGAAGTCCAGACCACATTTCAGTTGTCTTTTCTCACCTGCATTGGTCCATCAATCCATATTGTTTCTTTGGATTGTTCTTCACTTCTCTGTTTGTTTGGACCAATTATGAGAAAATCAACTTGCAGTGATGCACAAAGTGTTTTAATTCTGATTCTGGCTGCTTCACAAGACGTTTTCTCACTTGATTTGGAGCATCAGTAGACATTCTGATTACTGCCGTGCCGAAGGCCCAATCAGCCTCTTTGTCTTTTAGATATCTGTTGATGTTGTTTACTGTTTTGTTCCATTGGATTGTGTGTCAGAGGAGATGACTGTGTGTGCAGTGTAATCAGAGAGTACAGATAATCACATTTCTGCAGTTCATTGTGCAGATTTTCCAGTCTGGTTTTTACGGTTTTTCGAGATTTAAAGATAATTACCTAAAAAGAAAGGTCAGTTCACCCATAATAAGATAAACCTCTAAATCCTTATAATTTATAACAACAGCAAACAGGCATGCCTTTAGATAAACCACATCAACACATCACACCAGAAATCAACTTACTCTGTTGGCACaagacaaaatgttttcaggagACGTCCATGCTCCAGTTAATTTCTGCTGACCTGAAAAACTGCTGCTTGTTGTTCTCTTCAGGAGGATTTCCAGCCCTTATACGATTTGCGGTATTCCTTTCTGTGGACGACCTTCGGGGGGAAGACTGAGGACGAGCTGTCAGGACACCTGGAGAGTGTCAGGGAGTGCGCCAAGAGACTGGGCATGCACTGGGCTCACCGGCGGGCGTGCTTCGTCCTGGGAAGGCTGTGTGCCAGGAAGCTAAAACTGTCCCAGGTGGGTGATTCATATTTAGCACCTGTGCTCTGTTTATGATTTAGTGGATCGATCTATAATAGGGGGGGCCGTGGCTCGTCCTGTCCATGTGCTAAATTGTTGAAGTTGCTTCTCATGGTGTGTGTGACAATCTTGCAAAGTAGTTTTTGCTGCTGGTGTGCAGCACGGGTAAGAACTCAGTCAATTATTAGTCATATTTACATTTGAATCTCTCCTCAGGCACGCGTGTACTACGAGGAAGCTCTGAGTGTGTGCGTGGACAGTTTCTCCGACACGCCGCTCCTCGTCGCTCTCTACACCAACCTCACCGCCATCTACCTGAAGCAGCGCATGACGGACAAACTGAGCCAGACCCTGGAGAAGGCCAGCGCcctgctcctctgtctcccCGCTCACGTCTTCACGTCGGCGGACGaggcggagctgctgcagctgctcctgagGAGAGCGGTGGTGATGGTGGACAAACACCTGGAGGCTCGCGTCTGCTACCTGACCTCcagcctcttcctgctcctcaggAAGACTGACGATGCTCTCCCTTTTGTGGAGCGACTCCAGTTTCTGTCCAGGACTCTTTCCGCTGCCGAGTGCCGGCCGATAGCGCCCTTGGACCTCAACTGGCTTTTGAGTTGGCTGTATCATCGTAAATACATGCCTTTCTTAGCTCTGGCCTCTCTGAGCCTGGACTCCAGACGGGACCACTCCCTGCAAAACGCCTTCCAGAGGATTGACTTATTTATCAAGAACTCTGTGCGACTAAATCCGTGCTGGAAGGAAGGGACGTCCTTGCTACCTGCTCAGATCGTGGTTTATTTGCAGCAGACCCTGGTAATCGCCGAGCAGGGGGAGGACATAAAGACCCAGAGGGATTTGTGCCTGGGCTTAGCCACAGTTTACCAGCAGTACGGCGCCCTCGATGAAGCGGTGCGCTGCGCTCAGCAGGCCGTTGAGACCGGAGGCCACATAAATGAAGAGGAGGGCTTTGAGGCGTCTGTTCTTCTTGGGTGGCTGCTGGTGTTATCAGGGCATGCTGAGAAGGCCCAGAGTGTCCTACAGCCACTGCTCACATCGCTACAGGTACAACAGTCAGGAAAGAAAAATCTGCAGCTTCAGCcaccacttcttcttcttctctttttttttttttttttttcctgaaataacTGTTGGGTATAATGTGTGCCTCTCTCTGCAGGGAACAGACAGTCCCACTCAGCGAGGGGTCATTCATAACCTCCTGGCTCTTTGTCTGAGGCATCAGGGTCATGTACAAGAAGCAGGCCGGCATTTTCACTCCGCTCTGGTGATCTCCAGAGAAAGCGGAAACCAGAGGAATCAAGCCCTGGCACTGGCCAACCTGGGCTGTCTGGCGCTAGATGTAGGTGCATCCTGGGTCGCAGAACGCTTCCTGTTCAGGTCAGATTTCTGTCATCTCATACAACACTTCCTGCAAGGAAAATCTGATGAAACACCAAGAAGCCCTTGTATTCATGGGACCTTTGTTGTCTTCATCAGATCCCTCTACCTGTTTGGGGAGCTGTGCGAGAGTCCGGCTGATGAGGAGCACGTGCAGACCTGCCTCTGGCTCGGGCGAAGcttcagagacagagggaggaatcAAGACAGCAGGGCTTGTTACGAAATGGGGCTACTAATTGCACTGCATGCCAAAAACCTGCACAGTAAGTTCAAACATTTAGCATTTTTATAGTCAAACCACAAGTCAGAAAGAAGTCTGGCTGATTAGGAAGCCtctttcagctttatttaaactATTATGCACcagtaaacacacaaaacacaccttgTGGCACACACAACCTGCCGTAATAACATGTTATGTTATTGTGAGCACAGTTTAAAGCCAGTTTCTGAGGCcttctaaatatttttttaaggtgtgaatgtgagtgtgtttgtggttgtctgtccctctgtgtaACCCTGCCTTATCTGAAGGCAGCTGGGACTGAACCCTGATCCTACACAGAGGTATTGAAGTTTGTTGTGAGGATTTATGGACTGAAGTGACCTCTGCTGGGCAACTTTTGTAGggaaaacaatatatttttttaactgatttgaCATTCATTCATGTCACTTACCCTCATAGCTGTCTTACCTTAATGTTTATGCATTTTTATGTAATTCATAAATAATGACATCCACTCATTCATctatcagtccatccatccatctgattCACACTCCTGTTTGATCCAAGCTACAGTCAAATGGACTGAGCGTATTCCAGCTGACCTTGAGAGTGTAAATCGAATCTACgctcattcagtgactctcgaAAACAGGTCAGTGATTTTGCGGTGTGTTCACAATGTTTAATTCATCTCTTGACAGGTCAGATGGTGGTGGCCAAGGTGCTGAGTCGTCTGTACACTGACATGCTGCTGTACGGCCAGAGCATCGTCTACTACGagcactgtgtgtctgtgtccagAGCACTGAAAGACAAAAGGCTGGAGGGGGAATATCTGGAAATCCTCAGCAGCCTCTACCTCTCTCTCAACACCGAGAGGTGACTTTCACAGCAACCCTCTTCCTCTGTTTACTCTACTTTGTGTAATAACTATTCTAATGAACTGGGCAGATCGTCTCGGAAGTCTCTCGACTACACCAAGCAGAGCCTGAGGATCTCCATCGACCTGGGCAAACGGGAGGAAGAGTCGGAAACGTGGCTGCAGGTGGGACGCATCTATCACCTCatccaggaggaagagctggCCGACATGTACCTGCAGGTGAGGACGGAGGATGGATTCAAAATGTGGAGCAGTTGCATGATGGAAAATACCTTTTTCCGAGTCAcacctttcttttcttttcattgtccTGCCCTTTGATCTGTCATAAAACTGGCGCTGCTTATAATGTATGTCATGTATCTGTGTCATAACCTCATTAACTGAGCAcctattttcaaaatatttaatattgGTGGAGTTTATTTCTATTCAAACACAACCTAGAACCTTTTGTTGCCTCTAAATTCAAATATAACTTTAATTAAAATACATGATAATGTCTTGCAGTTATACGGTTCAAGGGAAGGTGCGCTCATTATCTAACACTTTAATGAAGTTTCCTATATTCTCATGTCTGTTATTCACGAAATGTagttattctatttttttctattatgtGGTTGACAGGCAGCGGTGAAAACAGCCCTGAGGATGAAGGACTCTCACTTTGCGATGAGCATCTATGAGGAGGCGGGAGACGTCTACTTTAAGAGCCACCACAACAGGATGGCTTCTCTGCCTTTCTACAGGGTGAGCAAATGTTAAGTCAACTCAGTTCAAATATTTTGTTGCTTTCAAGCCAGCTTtgggataaataaataaaattaaattgatttaaattaaattagttGTTTATTTTAATCCTCAACTGATCTTAATAAAGGGCTCCTTCTTTTCAGGATGGTAGTCTGCCGTTTGCTAGGAGCATCAAGGACATCCACTCGGAGTACCGCCTGTTGAGTAAACTGACGGAGCTGCTGATGAACCAAggcgagcaggaggaggctctgCAGTACGCAACCCTGGCTGTTCAGATCGCCGGCAAAACAGGTAGGCATTTAAAACGACGTCAAAGCGGAGTCGTCGTCGTGTTCCTGCGTCCATAGGCAGCGTTTATTTTCCCACAGGTGTCGGTGTGAACGAGAGAACCGCCTACCACCGGCTGGCCACGGTGCACTACAGCCTGGAGCAGTACGAGCTGGCAGAAAACTACTACCTGAAGTCGCTCTCACTGTGTCCGgccgtcctgcagcagccggcAGAAGCGCAATACTACACCAAGCTGTACTGCAGATTGGGAAACATCACCCTGCACAAGCTGAAGGTACAGGAGGCAGGGCGGCGGTGTTCAAATCAAAACtccctctgtgctgctggtttGAAAGGGCCTGTCGAGGTAATGCACTTTATAAATGACGTCGCCTTGCTTTTCCTAAAGAAATACATTATACCACAAGAAGCAGAGAAGTTTGTCGCATGGACAAGCTcgtttttctttgctttgttttggggatactgaaaaacagtcacattAATTTAACAAATTGAATAAATCTTATCACTTTAGATACAGATTCAAAGAGAAAGTCCTATTATgtaacaaaatataaaaacattttttttcaaacagcatGACAAAGAActtcatttacatgtttttttcttcttgtttacCTTATTCTTCCTTTATTTTAAGCTCAAGCATACTGCTTTAGGTCAACATCAGATCCCATATTGTTTAACTAATtgtttattagaaaaaaaaaaaatcaaaagccaGGAGTATTTTTAACAGTTATTATTgatggaaatgaaaatgttgatgtaATTAGATGTTGGTGACCAGCCCTGACCctcgctccctctgcaggatgCTCACGATGCAGTGGGTTACTTCCAGTTGGCTCTGGCAGCAGCACTGGAGGACCGAACTCACCCCGAGGCGCTCTATGTGGTGTACATGAAGCTGGCGGAGATCCATGGAAACCACATGCCCGATTCTCAGCTCTGCCAAGTTTACATAGACGGGGCTCAGAGTCTGAAGAGAGTTCTGGCCGGAGAGAAAAACGCGGATGATGCAGACGAAGGGCCGAGCCAAAAGGGGAAGAGGAAGCTGGATGCTGACGCGGGACTTTCAGAAAGTTTGATGAAGAAAAACGGCATTTCTGATGCAATATCTAAAGACGTGAAGTGTGAAGATGATTCAGCTTCCAGAACAAGTGCATCCTATCTGGACTCACAGCGTAGATGTTCAATCACTGATCTGAAAGGAGATCACAATCACTATCTCCCTGATACAGACGGTCCTTTTGTGGACGCTCCTGGCTCCGAATCAGAAACGATTGCCAGTCAGTCATACAGCGAGAGTGTTTTAACGGAGTCCTTTGATACGGCAAAGGAGCACATCTCAgactc harbors:
- the LOC115402574 gene encoding SH3 domain and tetratricopeptide repeat-containing protein 2-like isoform X1, with translation MGNESEGESWRQHRDISPAELDALWREPPYTLGGTSEHFSGNGVMTQGEEEDGPLVESGEGGVEPDSYWKKKEAFLKGSTVSLGEKFSSEIVLSFTGRRRSNVSPDRALQEALRTQLRVVESNSQDVIQLFKDLSARLVCVHAEKDSFVLTFKTVEEIWKFSTYLALGYVARCLENFLCDQSIWLDPELLSDLEISVTVNEEQLATLYLELLIQEGSFFAKALFTRDQDEDDEEQLGFRKNDLLMVKDTGQDDMWEGSMISTGKHGLVPVNAMQPLPYPFYQWFLRKYPGYAGCSPTEKEPFEHYIVTGSCVAVVDYSPVGRDELQLSQGDIVEIQCLLLRSLAVFIGKHSSTGHTGFVHKAHVQPLNTKPLDEQLVFLTEEEKASLARVNPCSSELSDSSLLERLFSSDISCVYRLDRLDETDFMYIRNRPKHDHKARQSATSERSAGTPPYQSSPRTSFSHSSPRVSIYQSHNLLPQEGERLSFALDDTFRELDEFHEDPPLFLEENSWDAEESELSDPTLILLNQDHFQEDFQPLYDLRYSFLWTTFGGKTEDELSGHLESVRECAKRLGMHWAHRRACFVLGRLCARKLKLSQARVYYEEALSVCVDSFSDTPLLVALYTNLTAIYLKQRMTDKLSQTLEKASALLLCLPAHVFTSADEAELLQLLLRRAVVMVDKHLEARVCYLTSSLFLLLRKTDDALPFVERLQFLSRTLSAAECRPIAPLDLNWLLSWLYHRKYMPFLALASLSLDSRRDHSLQNAFQRIDLFIKNSVRLNPCWKEGTSLLPAQIVVYLQQTLVIAEQGEDIKTQRDLCLGLATVYQQYGALDEAVRCAQQAVETGGHINEEEGFEASVLLGWLLVLSGHAEKAQSVLQPLLTSLQGTDSPTQRGVIHNLLALCLRHQGHVQEAGRHFHSALVISRESGNQRNQALALANLGCLALDVGASWVAERFLFRSLYLFGELCESPADEEHVQTCLWLGRSFRDRGRNQDSRACYEMGLLIALHAKNLHSQMVVAKVLSRLYTDMLLYGQSIVYYEHCVSVSRALKDKRLEGEYLEILSSLYLSLNTERSSRKSLDYTKQSLRISIDLGKREEESETWLQVGRIYHLIQEEELADMYLQAAVKTALRMKDSHFAMSIYEEAGDVYFKSHHNRMASLPFYRDGSLPFARSIKDIHSEYRLLSKLTELLMNQGEQEEALQYATLAVQIAGKTGVGVNERTAYHRLATVHYSLEQYELAENYYLKSLSLCPAVLQQPAEAQYYTKLYCRLGNITLHKLKVQEAGRRCSNQNSLCAAGLKGPVEDAHDAVGYFQLALAAALEDRTHPEALYVVYMKLAEIHGNHMPDSQLCQVYIDGAQSLKRVLAGEKNADDADEGPSQKGKRKLDADAGLSESLMKKNGISDAISKDVKCEDDSASRTSASYLDSQRRCSITDLKGDHNHYLPDTDGPFVDAPGSESETIASQSYSESVLTESFDTAKEHISDSSCSTETSQTYQNPTDDKDSDFDTGSLQTQIPANDSRIIKEARL
- the LOC115402574 gene encoding SH3 domain and tetratricopeptide repeat-containing protein 2-like isoform X2, whose protein sequence is MGNESEGESWRQHRDISPAELDALWREPPYTLGGTSEHFSGNGVMTQGEEEDGPLVESGEGGVEPDSYWKKKEAFLKGSTVSLGEKFSSEIVLSFTGRRRSNVSPDRALQEALRTQLRVVESNSQDVIQLFKDLSARLVCVHAEKDSFVLTFKTVEEIWKFSTYLALGYVARCLENFLCDQSIWLDPELLSDLEISVTVNEEQLATLYLELLIQEGSFFAKALFTRDQDEDDEEQLGFRKNDLLMVKDTGQDDMWEGSMISTGKHGLVPVNAMQPLPYPFYQWFLRKYPGYAGCSPTEKEPFEHYIVTGSCVAVVDYSPVGRDELQLSQGDIVEIQCLLLRSLAVFIGKHSSTGHTGFVHKAHVQPLNTKPLDEQLVFLTEEEKASLARVNPCSSELSDSSLLERLFSSDISCVYRLDRLDETDFMYIRNRPKHDHKARQSATSERSAGTPPYQSSPRTSFSHSSPRVSIYQSHNLLPQEGERLSFALDDTFRELDEFHEDPPLFLEENSWDAEESELSDPTLILLNQDHFQEDFQPLYDLRYSFLWTTFGGKTEDELSGHLESVRECAKRLGMHWAHRRACFVLGRLCARKLKLSQARVYYEEALSVCVDSFSDTPLLVALYTNLTAIYLKQRMTDKLSQTLEKASALLLCLPAHVFTSADEAELLQLLLRRAVVMVDKHLEARVCYLTSSLFLLLRKTDDALPFVERLQFLSRTLSAAECRPIAPLDLNWLLSWLYHRKYMPFLALASLSLDSRRDHSLQNAFQRIDLFIKNSVRLNPCWKEGTSLLPAQIVVYLQQTLVIAEQGEDIKTQRDLCLGLATVYQQYGALDEAVRCAQQAVETGGHINEEEGFEASVLLGWLLVLSGHAEKAQSVLQPLLTSLQGTDSPTQRGVIHNLLALCLRHQGHVQEAGRHFHSALVISRESGNQRNQALALANLGCLALDVGASWVAERFLFRSLYLFGELCESPADEEHVQTCLWLGRSFRDRGRNQDSRACYEMGLLIALHAKNLHSQMVVAKVLSRLYTDMLLYGQSIVYYEHCVSVSRALKDKRLEGEYLEILSSLYLSLNTERSSRKSLDYTKQSLRISIDLGKREEESETWLQVGRIYHLIQEEELADMYLQAAVKTALRMKDSHFAMSIYEEAGDVYFKSHHNRMASLPFYRDGSLPFARSIKDIHSEYRLLSKLTELLMNQGEQEEALQYATLAVQIAGKTGVGVNERTAYHRLATVHYSLEQYELAENYYLKSLSLCPAVLQQPAEAQYYTKLYCRLGNITLHKLKDAHDAVGYFQLALAAALEDRTHPEALYVVYMKLAEIHGNHMPDSQLCQVYIDGAQSLKRVLAGEKNADDADEGPSQKGKRKLDADAGLSESLMKKNGISDAISKDVKCEDDSASRTSASYLDSQRRCSITDLKGDHNHYLPDTDGPFVDAPGSESETIASQSYSESVLTESFDTAKEHISDSSCSTETSQTYQNPTDDKDSDFDTGSLQTQIPANDSRIIKEARL